A genomic window from Vigna radiata var. radiata cultivar VC1973A chromosome 2, Vradiata_ver6, whole genome shotgun sequence includes:
- the LOC106756528 gene encoding uncharacterized protein LOC106756528 isoform X2, giving the protein MGFLRFIRRYGPLRDKTRIRLYALQHVQSRGFSKEGVPNGNDVVHPVLIIGAGPVGLVLSILLTKLGINCTVLERNKAFSKHPQAHFINNRSMEIFRKIDGLVEEIQRSQPPVDLWRKFIYCTSLSGSILGSVDHIQPQDGAGSTVRKLVGIEMRGEKDLQKLVSVHFFSRDLGQFLLEENPGMLFFIFNTEAIGVLVAHDLRQGEFVLQIPFYPPQQTFEDFSSKACEKLIGKLVGREFGDVDIIDIKPWIMHAEVAERFICRGSRILLAGDAAHRFPPAGGFGMNTGIQDAHNLAWKIASVIKGIAPTSMLNTYEIERKPIALFNTRLSLENYKAAMSVPAALGLDPTIANTVHQFIVNGIGSILPTGLQKLALDGIFGIGRAQLSEFVLNESNPLGSSRLAKLKHIFEEGKSLQLQFPAEDLGFRYLQGALVPESNDTESPPEVLTGRRRDYTPSAQPGSRLPHMFVKVNPLCEETISTLDLVSVDKVEFVLIIAPVEESYHLAREAFKVAEEQEISLKVCILWSTDSVEGLEKGSEAALSPWKNYADVVEAQSSTSNWWDMCNMTSRGAILVRPDEHIAWRTSSGLAEDPRVEMQRVFAAILGEHR; this is encoded by the exons ATGGGGTTTCTAAGGTTTATAAGACGGTATGGTCCCCTTAGGGACAAAACTCGAATCAGACTTTACGCACTTCAGCATGTGCAAAGCAGAGGATTCTCAAAGGAGGGAGTTCCTAATGGCAATGATGTAGTTCATCCAGTTCTGATCATTGGCGCTGGACCTGTGGGTCTTGTTCTCTCTATTCTTCTCACAAAATTAG GTATTAATTGCACAGTTTTGGAGAGAAACAAGGCATTTTCTAAACATCCTCAAGCACACTTTATTAACAATCGATCCATGGAG ATATTCCGCAAAATTGATGGCCTTGTTGAAGAGATCCAAAGGTCTCAACCACCAGTAGACTTATGGAggaaatttatatattgtactTCCCTCTCTGGTTCAATTCTTGGATCTGTAGATCACATTCAACCTCAAG ATGGTGCAGGTAGTACTGTAAGAAAGCTTGTAGGAATAGAAATGAGAGGTGAGAAGGACTTGCAAAAACTAGTCAGTGTCCATTTCTTTAGCAGAGACCTTGGCCAGTTTTTGCTTGAGGAAAATCCTGGTatgcttttttttatcttcaacaCTGAAGCTATCGGGGTCCTTGTTGCTCATGATCTCAGGCAAGGGGAATTTGTATTACAG ATACCCTTTTATCCACCTCAGCAAACATTTGAGGATTTCAGTTCAAAG GCATGTGAGAAATTGATCGGCAAACTTGTTGGTCGAGAGTTTGGAGATGTAgatataatagatataaaacCATGGATCATGCATGCTGAAGTTGCCGAGAGGTTTATATGTAGAGGTAGCCGAATATTACTTGCCGGTGACGCCGCTCATCGATTTCCTCCTGCTGGTGGATTTG GAATGAATACAGGCATTCAGGATGCCCATAATCTTGCCTGGAAAATTGCTTCTGTGATTAAGGGTATTGCCCCAACTTCAATGCTAAATACCTACGAAATTGAACGTAAACCG ATTGCTTTATTCAATACAAGATTAAGTCTAGAAAACTATAAAGCTGCCATGTCTGTTCCTGCTGCACTTGGTCTTGATCCAACTATTGCAAACACAG TGCATCAATTTATTGTTAATGGGATTGGTTCCATCTTACCAACCGGGCTGCAGAAGTTAGCTTTGGATGGAATATTTGGTATAGGTCGTGCACAGCTCTCAGAATTTGTCCTAAATGAAAGTAACCCTCTTGGATCCTCAAGGTTGGCTAAgctaaaacatatatttgaagAAGGAAAAAGCCTTCAACTTCAGTTCCCTGCTGAAGATCTTGGTTTTAG GTACCTACAAGGAGCACTTGTACCAGAGAGTAATGATACCGAGAGTCCTCCAGAAGTACTAACAGGGCGTCGGAGGGACTACACCCCTTCAGCGCAGCCAGGATCAAGACTGCCTCATATGTTTGTGAAAGTAAACCCGTTATGTGAG GAGACTATTTCTACACTGGATCTTGTGTCAGTGGATAAAGTTGAATTCGTTCTCATCATCGCACCTGTGGAGGAATCTTATCATCTAGCTCGTGAAGCATTCAAGGTGGCTGAGGAACAAGAAATTTCTCTCAAAGTGTGTATTTTATGGTCTACCGATTCTGTTGAAGGACTTGAGAAAGGAAGTGAAGCTGCATTATCACCTTGGAAGAATTATGCAGATGTTGTTGAAGCTCAGTCAT
- the LOC106756528 gene encoding uncharacterized protein LOC106756528 isoform X1, translating into MGFLRFIRRYGPLRDKTRIRLYALQHVQSRGFSKEGVPNGNDVVHPVLIIGAGPVGLVLSILLTKLGINCTVLERNKAFSKHPQAHFINNRSMEIFRKIDGLVEEIQRSQPPVDLWRKFIYCTSLSGSILGSVDHIQPQDLEHVLSPVSVAHFSQYKLNMLLLKQLENLGFQICTPEILEGNEQSCEQKIMMGHECVSIDASDDFITVTASSVIKGKRVEQNIHCNILIGTDGAGSTVRKLVGIEMRGEKDLQKLVSVHFFSRDLGQFLLEENPGMLFFIFNTEAIGVLVAHDLRQGEFVLQIPFYPPQQTFEDFSSKACEKLIGKLVGREFGDVDIIDIKPWIMHAEVAERFICRGSRILLAGDAAHRFPPAGGFGMNTGIQDAHNLAWKIASVIKGIAPTSMLNTYEIERKPIALFNTRLSLENYKAAMSVPAALGLDPTIANTVHQFIVNGIGSILPTGLQKLALDGIFGIGRAQLSEFVLNESNPLGSSRLAKLKHIFEEGKSLQLQFPAEDLGFRYLQGALVPESNDTESPPEVLTGRRRDYTPSAQPGSRLPHMFVKVNPLCEETISTLDLVSVDKVEFVLIIAPVEESYHLAREAFKVAEEQEISLKVCILWSTDSVEGLEKGSEAALSPWKNYADVVEAQSSTSNWWDMCNMTSRGAILVRPDEHIAWRTSSGLAEDPRVEMQRVFAAILGEHR; encoded by the exons ATGGGGTTTCTAAGGTTTATAAGACGGTATGGTCCCCTTAGGGACAAAACTCGAATCAGACTTTACGCACTTCAGCATGTGCAAAGCAGAGGATTCTCAAAGGAGGGAGTTCCTAATGGCAATGATGTAGTTCATCCAGTTCTGATCATTGGCGCTGGACCTGTGGGTCTTGTTCTCTCTATTCTTCTCACAAAATTAG GTATTAATTGCACAGTTTTGGAGAGAAACAAGGCATTTTCTAAACATCCTCAAGCACACTTTATTAACAATCGATCCATGGAG ATATTCCGCAAAATTGATGGCCTTGTTGAAGAGATCCAAAGGTCTCAACCACCAGTAGACTTATGGAggaaatttatatattgtactTCCCTCTCTGGTTCAATTCTTGGATCTGTAGATCACATTCAACCTCAAG ATCTTGAGCATGTTCTCAGCCCAGTCTCTGTTGCACACTTCTCACAGTACAAGCTAAATATGTTACTACTCAAGCAACTTGAAAATCTAGGCTTTCAAATATGTACACCTGAAATCTTGGAAGGGAATGAACAGTCTTGTGAACAGAAAATAATGATGGGCCACGAGTGTGTATCTATTGATGCCAGTGATGATTTTATAACAGTAACTGCATCTTCTGTCATTAAGGGGAAGCGTGTAGAACAGAATATTCACTGTAACATCCTTATTGGCACAGATGGTGCAGGTAGTACTGTAAGAAAGCTTGTAGGAATAGAAATGAGAGGTGAGAAGGACTTGCAAAAACTAGTCAGTGTCCATTTCTTTAGCAGAGACCTTGGCCAGTTTTTGCTTGAGGAAAATCCTGGTatgcttttttttatcttcaacaCTGAAGCTATCGGGGTCCTTGTTGCTCATGATCTCAGGCAAGGGGAATTTGTATTACAG ATACCCTTTTATCCACCTCAGCAAACATTTGAGGATTTCAGTTCAAAG GCATGTGAGAAATTGATCGGCAAACTTGTTGGTCGAGAGTTTGGAGATGTAgatataatagatataaaacCATGGATCATGCATGCTGAAGTTGCCGAGAGGTTTATATGTAGAGGTAGCCGAATATTACTTGCCGGTGACGCCGCTCATCGATTTCCTCCTGCTGGTGGATTTG GAATGAATACAGGCATTCAGGATGCCCATAATCTTGCCTGGAAAATTGCTTCTGTGATTAAGGGTATTGCCCCAACTTCAATGCTAAATACCTACGAAATTGAACGTAAACCG ATTGCTTTATTCAATACAAGATTAAGTCTAGAAAACTATAAAGCTGCCATGTCTGTTCCTGCTGCACTTGGTCTTGATCCAACTATTGCAAACACAG TGCATCAATTTATTGTTAATGGGATTGGTTCCATCTTACCAACCGGGCTGCAGAAGTTAGCTTTGGATGGAATATTTGGTATAGGTCGTGCACAGCTCTCAGAATTTGTCCTAAATGAAAGTAACCCTCTTGGATCCTCAAGGTTGGCTAAgctaaaacatatatttgaagAAGGAAAAAGCCTTCAACTTCAGTTCCCTGCTGAAGATCTTGGTTTTAG GTACCTACAAGGAGCACTTGTACCAGAGAGTAATGATACCGAGAGTCCTCCAGAAGTACTAACAGGGCGTCGGAGGGACTACACCCCTTCAGCGCAGCCAGGATCAAGACTGCCTCATATGTTTGTGAAAGTAAACCCGTTATGTGAG GAGACTATTTCTACACTGGATCTTGTGTCAGTGGATAAAGTTGAATTCGTTCTCATCATCGCACCTGTGGAGGAATCTTATCATCTAGCTCGTGAAGCATTCAAGGTGGCTGAGGAACAAGAAATTTCTCTCAAAGTGTGTATTTTATGGTCTACCGATTCTGTTGAAGGACTTGAGAAAGGAAGTGAAGCTGCATTATCACCTTGGAAGAATTATGCAGATGTTGTTGAAGCTCAGTCAT